One genomic segment of Vibrio quintilis includes these proteins:
- a CDS encoding helix-turn-helix transcriptional regulator, with the protein MTHTTIEKRVYTEQETSAYIGMSRSFLRQSRMEGLRTNRTDAPPFIKIGRSVRYLKEDLDLWLDNHTKLDHLVQEVA; encoded by the coding sequence ATGACACATACCACCATTGAAAAACGCGTATACACAGAGCAGGAAACTTCCGCATATATCGGCATGAGCCGATCATTTCTCAGGCAGTCCCGCATGGAAGGATTGCGCACTAACCGCACCGATGCGCCCCCGTTTATCAAAATCGGGCGTTCGGTTCGCTACCTCAAAGAAGATTTAGATCTGTGGCTGGATAACCACACCAAACTTGACCACCTTGTTCAGGAGGTGGCTTGA
- a CDS encoding replication endonuclease codes for MNPVSLSQVDWDDKAFVQQRLCCFPPEIQRLLLREYFAQPTKFERNTFLRLTTEQLADKLSVSFKQLELNLSEDDLRAKAKHLAKSVFALRRQFLDDEFSLEPVRGFIRQQGVMPADGYSLAGEMGRYCDHKWWLRKLRKSQRRNIETVLHHLNQVNKRTSLYCSKLTLQARIRQKAYQHEYLSNTFAVNHLGQRFSLLELSQKGVADPKIRKGELMLRARGFEELAQDSGHEATFLTITCPSKYHRSYSKSGDINPKWQGFTPLDGQAYLNNLWQLIRAKLSRLNIRFYGFRVAEPQHDGTPHWHLLLFVEKHLYQPMVEVMRDYAMREDSDESGADKHRFTEVKIDPAKGSATGYIAKYISKNIDGRDLDAGVYGEDPQEAAARVDAWAACWGIRQFQQLGGCSVTVWRELRRLKDITGLSDKPKAIIEAADKGDWKTFTVQMGGVFCERKAQVFKPYYELSIDKDTGAVKTSPYCENEFTRALKGVITAGRELITRFFEWRLEAQQAASFHLEFCE; via the coding sequence ATGAATCCGGTTAGTCTTTCACAGGTCGATTGGGATGATAAAGCCTTTGTTCAGCAAAGGCTTTGTTGCTTTCCGCCGGAAATTCAGCGTTTATTATTGCGTGAGTATTTTGCTCAACCGACCAAATTTGAACGCAATACCTTTTTACGTCTCACCACTGAACAGTTAGCCGATAAGCTGTCTGTTTCCTTTAAGCAGCTTGAGCTGAATCTCAGTGAAGATGATTTACGCGCTAAAGCCAAACATCTGGCTAAGTCAGTGTTTGCCCTGCGTCGGCAATTTCTTGATGATGAATTTTCCCTTGAACCGGTGCGTGGTTTTATCCGTCAGCAGGGCGTGATGCCGGCTGATGGGTATTCTCTGGCCGGGGAAATGGGCCGCTATTGCGATCATAAATGGTGGTTGCGCAAACTGAGAAAATCCCAACGACGCAATATTGAAACCGTGCTGCACCATCTGAATCAGGTCAACAAACGCACCAGCCTGTATTGTTCGAAACTCACCTTACAGGCCAGGATTCGCCAGAAAGCCTATCAGCATGAATACCTGTCTAATACCTTCGCTGTCAATCATCTGGGACAGCGTTTTTCATTGCTGGAACTGTCACAAAAAGGTGTGGCTGACCCGAAAATCAGAAAAGGTGAATTGATGCTGAGGGCAAGAGGTTTTGAAGAGTTAGCGCAGGATTCCGGCCATGAAGCCACCTTTCTCACCATCACCTGTCCGTCAAAGTATCACCGCAGTTATTCCAAATCCGGGGATATCAATCCGAAATGGCAGGGCTTCACCCCGTTAGACGGGCAAGCTTATCTCAATAACCTGTGGCAGTTAATCCGGGCGAAACTCAGCCGCCTGAATATCCGCTTCTATGGTTTCCGGGTGGCGGAGCCACAACATGACGGTACACCGCACTGGCATTTATTGCTGTTTGTTGAAAAGCATCTTTATCAGCCAATGGTTGAGGTGATGCGTGATTACGCCATGCGGGAAGACAGCGACGAATCCGGCGCGGATAAACACCGCTTTACTGAAGTGAAAATCGATCCGGCTAAAGGTTCAGCGACGGGGTATATTGCGAAATACATTTCCAAGAATATCGATGGCAGGGATTTAGATGCCGGGGTTTATGGCGAAGACCCACAGGAAGCCGCCGCCAGAGTTGATGCATGGGCGGCCTGTTGGGGCATTCGTCAGTTTCAACAACTGGGCGGTTGCTCTGTGACTGTATGGCGTGAACTGCGACGCTTAAAAGACATCACCGGGCTGTCAGACAAGCCCAAAGCGATTATTGAAGCCGCCGACAAAGGCGACTGGAAAACCTTTACCGTGCAGATGGGCGGCGTGTTCTGTGAGCGCAAAGCGCAGGTGTTTAAGCCTTATTATGAGCTATCCATTGATAAAGACACCGGAGCTGTGAAAACCAGTCCTTATTGTGAGAATGAATTCACCAGAGCGTTAAAAGGCGTGATTACCGCAGGGCGGGAGTTAATTACCCGGTTTTTTGAATGGCGGCTTGAGGCACAGCAAGCGGCATCTTTTCACTTGGAGTTCTGTGAATAA
- the tssD gene encoding type VI secretion system tube protein TssD, translating to MAHLAYLTLKGEKQGLISSGCNTKDSMGNRYQETHTDQITVLACQYSLSKLPHQHGINHDGIQITKPKDKASPLLATAFAKQEHLEGTIDFYRTNEQGHYQKFYSVAFQKAVVSSVSDLTPHVIHSSGEEMHEVIGFRYKGVQWEHFPCGTLAYDGWEDANSIAAITPPLTTAERYAKQIKENMQAEKSAEQQAEKEKQSEQQRKQSDAKEEEDWKPVSGSYPILIYETQNQMDDFNAPDMVHGDESKETIEGYGFMKPFKQSQYTSHREGYTMYGEDQFSLPAAEHFKRMRSLANMFSPQWMNIDQRIGSQTSGIFSEMVDKFEQNEGGEYSNASLDNALKNHETTTDFHQALMNCLGEHVKNGTLDSDIVQISSQYMQSSKGVSLPHFNDKNPKDLLNGTVLTVHGIWSMQVYATKLEYKGKEIRGELQYKIQDHFGLDTEDINHPDLVDEDSNLIHSVPKKFEMLEGFRSWYLLQHYKPYDYQPFITTIQFTI from the coding sequence ATGGCTCATCTGGCCTACCTGACACTCAAAGGAGAAAAACAGGGTTTAATTTCCAGTGGCTGCAATACCAAAGATTCGATGGGAAACCGCTATCAGGAAACCCATACCGATCAAATCACGGTGCTGGCTTGTCAGTATTCACTGTCAAAACTGCCACATCAACACGGTATCAATCATGATGGGATTCAAATTACGAAACCAAAAGATAAAGCATCACCGTTGTTAGCAACCGCTTTTGCAAAACAAGAGCACTTAGAAGGAACAATCGACTTTTACCGGACAAACGAGCAAGGCCATTATCAAAAGTTCTATTCGGTCGCCTTTCAGAAAGCGGTTGTTTCCAGTGTGAGTGATCTAACACCTCATGTGATCCACAGCTCTGGTGAGGAAATGCACGAAGTTATCGGATTCCGCTATAAAGGTGTCCAGTGGGAACATTTTCCATGTGGTACGCTGGCTTATGATGGCTGGGAGGACGCGAACAGCATTGCAGCAATAACGCCACCATTAACCACTGCGGAACGGTATGCAAAACAGATTAAGGAAAATATGCAGGCTGAAAAATCCGCCGAACAACAGGCCGAAAAAGAAAAACAAAGTGAGCAGCAGCGTAAACAATCTGATGCGAAGGAAGAAGAAGACTGGAAACCTGTATCCGGCAGTTATCCGATTCTTATTTATGAGACTCAAAACCAGATGGATGACTTCAATGCACCAGACATGGTTCATGGTGATGAATCCAAAGAAACCATTGAAGGTTACGGATTCATGAAACCGTTTAAACAGTCTCAGTACACCTCTCATAGAGAGGGATACACAATGTACGGTGAAGATCAGTTCTCATTACCGGCAGCAGAACATTTTAAACGAATGAGATCGCTGGCTAACATGTTTTCACCGCAATGGATGAATATCGATCAGCGCATTGGTAGCCAAACATCTGGTATTTTTTCTGAAATGGTCGACAAATTTGAACAGAATGAAGGTGGAGAATATTCCAATGCCTCGCTCGATAATGCACTTAAAAACCATGAAACGACAACAGATTTCCATCAGGCATTAATGAACTGTCTTGGTGAGCATGTAAAAAACGGCACATTGGACAGTGATATTGTTCAGATTTCAAGTCAGTATATGCAATCAAGCAAAGGAGTAAGTCTACCTCATTTTAATGACAAGAATCCGAAAGACTTATTAAATGGTACTGTATTAACAGTTCATGGAATTTGGTCAATGCAGGTTTATGCAACAAAGCTGGAATACAAAGGGAAAGAAATAAGAGGAGAACTCCAGTATAAGATTCAGGATCATTTTGGTCTGGATACCGAAGATATTAACCATCCTGACTTGGTTGATGAAGATAGTAACCTTATTCACAGTGTTCCGAAAAAATTTGAAATGCTTGAAGGTTTTAGATCCTGGTATCTATTGCAACACTACAAACCTTATGACTATCAACCATTTATAACAACTATTCAATTTACAATTTAA
- the fis gene encoding DNA-binding transcriptional regulator Fis yields MFEQNLTSEALTVTTVTSQDQITQKPLRDSVKASLKNYLAQLNGQEVTELYELVLAEVEQPLLDTIMQYTRGNQTRAANMMGINRGTLRKKLKKYGMN; encoded by the coding sequence ATGTTCGAACAAAATCTAACTTCAGAAGCTTTAACTGTAACAACTGTAACTTCACAAGACCAAATCACGCAAAAACCTTTACGTGACTCCGTTAAAGCATCACTTAAAAACTATCTTGCCCAGTTAAATGGTCAGGAAGTAACAGAACTATACGAATTAGTTCTTGCTGAAGTAGAGCAGCCTTTACTGGACACTATCATGCAATATACCCGTGGTAACCAAACGCGTGCAGCAAACATGATGGGCATCAACCGCGGTACATTGCGTAAGAAACTGAAAAAATACGGCATGAACTAA
- the dusB gene encoding tRNA dihydrouridine synthase DusB yields the protein MKIGNYHLKNNLIVAPMAGVTDRPFRELCLRYGAGMAISEMMSSNPALWKTSKSKQRMVHEGESGLRSVQIAGSDPQLMAEAAQFSVENGAQIIDINMGCPAKKVNKKLAGSALLRYPKLIEKILTSVVQAVQVPVTLKTRTGWDTDNRNCVQIAKLAEDCGIQALALHGRTKVCMYKGEAEYDSIKAVKEAISIPVIANGDIDTPEKAKHVLDYTGADALMIGRPAQGRPWIFQEIQHFLETGAVMPPLPPEEVKSILLGHVASLHQFYGEYLGPRIARKHVGWYLKTHEASGFRRTFNAIEAAPLQLEALEGYFDNVASSN from the coding sequence TTGAAGATTGGAAACTATCACCTAAAAAACAATCTGATTGTTGCGCCGATGGCTGGTGTCACCGACAGACCTTTCAGAGAGTTATGTCTTCGTTATGGCGCAGGGATGGCTATCAGTGAAATGATGTCATCAAACCCTGCTCTGTGGAAAACGTCGAAGTCGAAACAGCGTATGGTTCATGAAGGAGAATCCGGGCTCCGTTCAGTACAGATCGCTGGTTCAGATCCGCAGTTAATGGCAGAAGCTGCGCAATTCAGTGTTGAAAACGGTGCGCAAATCATCGATATCAACATGGGTTGTCCGGCTAAGAAAGTAAACAAAAAGTTAGCGGGTTCGGCATTACTGCGCTACCCGAAACTGATCGAAAAAATCTTAACGTCGGTCGTTCAGGCAGTCCAGGTGCCCGTGACTTTAAAAACCAGAACTGGTTGGGACACAGACAACAGAAATTGTGTCCAGATAGCAAAATTAGCCGAAGACTGCGGCATACAGGCACTGGCTCTGCATGGCAGAACGAAAGTCTGTATGTACAAAGGCGAGGCCGAATACGACAGCATTAAAGCGGTAAAAGAGGCCATCTCGATTCCTGTCATTGCGAATGGTGATATCGATACCCCGGAGAAGGCAAAACATGTACTGGATTACACCGGTGCAGACGCTTTAATGATTGGACGTCCCGCTCAGGGTCGTCCGTGGATTTTTCAGGAAATCCAGCATTTTTTGGAAACCGGAGCTGTAATGCCGCCACTTCCTCCTGAGGAAGTCAAAAGCATTTTACTTGGTCACGTGGCGTCTCTTCATCAGTTTTACGGAGAGTACCTGGGGCCCCGCATCGCACGTAAACACGTCGGGTGGTACCTGAAAACACACGAGGCCAGCGGTTTTCGTCGGACCTTCAATGCCATAGAAGCAGCACCGCTGCAACTGGAAGCACTTGAAGGCTATTTTGATAACGTTGCATCATCAAATTAA
- the prmA gene encoding 50S ribosomal protein L11 methyltransferase — protein MPWIQIKLNATNQNAEQIGDMLMEETGALSVTFLDAQDTPVFEPLPGETRLWGDTDILALYDAETDTAQVLAQIKTSGMLDEQFAYKIEQLEDKDWEREWMDNFHPMQFGQRLWICPSWREIPDPDAVNVMLDPGLAFGTGTHPTTALCLEWLEGLDLSGKTVVDFGCGSGILAIAAIKLGASKVIGIDIDPQALQASRENAKRNGVEELLEVFLPQNQPDNLQADVVVANILAGPLRELSPVIQSLVKPQGLLAMSGVLDTQAEDVAGYYCNTFDLDPIAEQCEWCRISGRKK, from the coding sequence ATGCCATGGATTCAAATCAAACTCAATGCAACCAACCAAAATGCGGAACAAATCGGCGACATGCTGATGGAAGAAACCGGCGCTTTGTCTGTCACCTTTCTGGATGCACAGGATACACCGGTATTTGAACCGCTGCCGGGAGAAACCCGCCTTTGGGGAGATACTGATATTCTTGCGCTGTATGACGCAGAAACGGATACCGCACAGGTGCTGGCACAAATTAAAACCAGCGGTATGCTGGATGAGCAGTTCGCTTACAAAATAGAACAGCTGGAAGATAAAGACTGGGAAAGAGAGTGGATGGATAACTTCCACCCGATGCAGTTTGGCCAGCGTTTATGGATTTGCCCGAGCTGGCGTGAAATCCCGGATCCGGATGCAGTCAATGTGATGCTCGACCCGGGCCTGGCCTTTGGGACCGGCACTCACCCAACGACAGCTCTTTGTCTTGAATGGCTTGAAGGGCTTGACCTGTCGGGTAAAACAGTCGTCGATTTCGGTTGTGGTTCCGGGATTCTGGCGATTGCGGCGATCAAGCTGGGCGCAAGCAAGGTCATCGGGATTGATATCGACCCGCAGGCGCTACAGGCATCGCGGGAAAATGCCAAACGCAATGGTGTTGAAGAGCTGCTTGAAGTCTTTCTGCCACAGAACCAGCCGGATAATCTGCAGGCCGATGTTGTGGTAGCAAATATCCTTGCCGGCCCGCTGCGCGAGCTGTCACCGGTGATTCAGAGCCTGGTCAAACCACAAGGCCTGTTGGCGATGTCCGGGGTGCTGGATACACAGGCTGAAGATGTTGCTGGTTATTATTGCAACACATTTGACCTGGATCCTATCGCTGAACAGTGTGAATGGTGCAGAATATCTGGCCGGAAAAAATAA
- the panF gene encoding sodium/pantothenate symporter yields the protein MNSQLIIPLVIYLIAMFVMAALTRRHRKSGSFLNEYFVGGRSMGGFVLAMTLAATYASASSFIGGPGAAYKMGLGWVLLAMIQLPVAWLTLGILGKKFAIEARRHNAVTLNDMLYARFQNKAVVILASVALLLAFFGTMVVQFVGGARLLQTVTGLPYQHGLFLFAFTVGVYTTIGGFRAVVLTDTVQGMMMLIGTVALLAGVIHAGGSLGELVTRLHEIDPALITPYGPNHFLSQPFMLSFWVLVCFGMIGLPHTAIRCMAYKDSRSLHQGIVISTAMVALLMFGTHLAGALGRAIVPDLSSPDQIMPTLMMTVLPPFFAGIFLAGPMAAIMSTIDSQLIQSSATLLKDLYINYINPQIITQKAAETESKLNRLSLWITAIFSLLVFIAATNPPDMIIWLNLLALGGLQAVFLWPLVLGLYWKKASAFGALASMVCGLSTYITLSLIKPDLHGVHAIVPTLIIGLIAFITGSLLVPAARRPVHANS from the coding sequence ATGAATAGCCAGCTGATTATTCCGTTAGTGATTTATTTAATCGCCATGTTTGTCATGGCGGCCCTGACCCGACGCCATCGCAAATCCGGCTCATTTTTGAATGAATACTTTGTCGGCGGACGCAGTATGGGCGGTTTCGTCCTCGCGATGACCTTAGCCGCAACCTATGCCAGCGCCAGCAGTTTTATCGGCGGACCGGGCGCAGCCTATAAAATGGGTCTGGGCTGGGTTTTACTGGCGATGATCCAGCTCCCGGTAGCGTGGCTGACGCTGGGTATTCTCGGCAAAAAGTTTGCCATTGAAGCCCGGCGACATAATGCCGTGACGCTGAATGATATGCTCTATGCCCGCTTTCAAAACAAAGCGGTTGTCATTCTTGCCTCTGTCGCCCTGTTGCTGGCGTTCTTCGGCACTATGGTTGTTCAGTTTGTCGGTGGTGCCCGTCTGTTGCAAACCGTCACCGGGCTTCCGTATCAGCACGGGCTGTTTTTGTTCGCCTTTACCGTCGGGGTTTATACCACGATTGGCGGATTCAGAGCCGTTGTTCTGACGGATACCGTGCAGGGTATGATGATGCTGATTGGCACAGTCGCGCTGCTGGCTGGTGTCATTCATGCGGGTGGTAGTCTGGGTGAATTAGTCACCAGACTGCATGAAATAGACCCGGCACTTATTACGCCATACGGGCCAAATCATTTTCTCAGCCAGCCGTTTATGCTGAGCTTCTGGGTTCTGGTCTGCTTTGGCATGATCGGGCTGCCTCACACCGCGATCCGTTGTATGGCATACAAAGACAGCCGCTCACTGCATCAGGGCATTGTCATCAGTACCGCCATGGTTGCGCTGCTGATGTTCGGCACGCATTTGGCTGGTGCGCTGGGACGGGCCATCGTGCCGGACCTTTCCAGCCCGGATCAAATTATGCCGACACTGATGATGACCGTATTGCCACCATTTTTTGCCGGTATTTTCCTTGCCGGGCCAATGGCGGCAATTATGTCCACCATCGACTCACAGCTGATTCAGTCTTCGGCAACACTGCTGAAAGATTTGTATATCAACTATATTAACCCGCAGATCATCACGCAGAAAGCAGCGGAAACAGAGAGTAAATTAAACCGCTTATCACTGTGGATCACGGCAATTTTCAGTTTGCTGGTGTTTATTGCGGCGACCAACCCGCCGGATATGATTATCTGGCTGAATTTACTGGCTTTGGGCGGGCTACAGGCTGTTTTTCTCTGGCCGCTGGTTTTAGGCTTATACTGGAAGAAAGCCTCTGCATTTGGCGCTCTGGCTTCCATGGTCTGCGGCTTAAGCACCTATATCACGCTCAGCCTGATCAAACCTGACCTGCATGGTGTCCATGCAATTGTGCCGACACTCATCATCGGACTGATCGCGTTTATTACCGGCAGTCTGCTGGTTCCCGCAGCCAGACGTCCGGTTCATGCCAATTCATAA
- a CDS encoding YhdT family protein, translated as MQKRTEIYHQSHKEARWALVLAILYFIWWYVSAYGFAPAPGDQQLPRLIFGLPVWFLLSCIIGPVLFTLLCFLMVKFFYRDVPLDIQDDAPHE; from the coding sequence ATGCAGAAACGGACAGAGATCTATCACCAGTCACATAAAGAAGCCCGTTGGGCACTGGTGCTGGCTATCCTCTATTTCATCTGGTGGTATGTCAGTGCTTATGGTTTTGCTCCCGCACCCGGCGATCAGCAGCTTCCCAGACTCATATTTGGCCTTCCCGTCTGGTTTTTACTCTCATGTATCATCGGGCCGGTGCTGTTTACGCTGCTCTGCTTCCTGATGGTGAAATTCTTCTATCGCGATGTACCACTCGATATTCAGGATGATGCTCCCCATGAATAG
- the accC gene encoding acetyl-CoA carboxylase biotin carboxylase subunit, with translation MLDKIVIANRGEIALRILRACKELGIKTVAVHSTADRDLKHVLLADEAICIGPARSIDSYLNIPRIISAAEVTGAIAIHPGYGFLSENADFAEQVEQSGFIFVGPKAETIRMMGDKVSAITSMKKAGVPCVPGSDGPLDDDSDKNKAHAKRIGYPVIIKASGGGGGRGMRVVRSEGELVDAIAMTRAEAKAAFNNDMVYMEKFLENPRHVEVQVIADGQGGAIHLGERDCSMQRRHQKVVEEAPAPGITEEMRKYIGERCTRACVEIGYRGAGTFEFLYENGEFYFIEMNTRIQVEHPVTEMVTGVDLIKEQLRIAAGQPLSFTQDDIKLRGHAIECRINAEDPVRFLPSPGTIDLFHSPGGMGVRWESHIYSGYTVPPHYDSMVGKLITYGENRDVAIARMKNALNEMIVEGIKTNIPLQQEIMNDENFQHGGANIHYLEKKLGLQ, from the coding sequence ATGCTAGATAAAATCGTCATTGCGAACCGGGGAGAAATCGCGCTGCGGATTCTTCGTGCCTGTAAAGAACTGGGCATCAAAACTGTCGCAGTGCATTCAACAGCTGACCGGGATTTGAAGCATGTACTGCTTGCTGACGAAGCCATTTGTATCGGCCCTGCACGCAGTATTGACAGCTACCTGAACATTCCCCGTATTATCTCTGCCGCTGAAGTCACCGGCGCAATTGCTATTCACCCGGGTTATGGTTTCTTATCTGAAAATGCTGATTTTGCCGAACAGGTTGAACAGTCCGGATTTATTTTTGTTGGTCCGAAAGCCGAGACTATCCGGATGATGGGTGACAAAGTTTCAGCCATCACATCGATGAAGAAAGCGGGTGTCCCTTGTGTTCCCGGTTCTGATGGTCCGCTGGACGACGACAGTGATAAAAACAAAGCCCATGCGAAACGTATCGGTTATCCGGTCATCATCAAAGCCTCCGGCGGTGGTGGCGGTCGCGGAATGCGGGTTGTCCGCAGCGAAGGTGAACTGGTCGATGCGATTGCCATGACCCGTGCAGAAGCCAAAGCGGCGTTCAATAACGACATGGTTTACATGGAAAAATTCCTTGAAAACCCACGCCACGTTGAAGTTCAGGTCATCGCCGATGGTCAGGGCGGCGCAATCCACCTCGGTGAACGTGACTGCTCAATGCAGCGCCGTCACCAGAAAGTTGTGGAAGAAGCACCTGCACCGGGCATTACAGAAGAGATGCGTAAATACATCGGTGAACGCTGTACCCGTGCCTGTGTTGAAATTGGTTACCGCGGTGCCGGTACATTTGAGTTCCTGTATGAAAACGGCGAATTCTATTTCATTGAAATGAATACCCGGATTCAGGTTGAGCACCCGGTGACAGAAATGGTGACCGGCGTTGACCTGATCAAAGAACAGCTGCGCATTGCTGCCGGCCAGCCACTGTCATTCACTCAGGATGATATCAAGCTGCGTGGTCACGCAATCGAGTGCCGGATCAATGCTGAAGATCCGGTGCGCTTCCTGCCTTCACCCGGAACCATTGATCTGTTCCACAGCCCTGGTGGTATGGGTGTTCGCTGGGAATCTCATATCTATTCAGGCTACACAGTACCACCGCATTACGATTCCATGGTCGGTAAGCTGATTACTTACGGAGAAAACCGTGATGTCGCGATTGCCCGGATGAAAAATGCCCTGAATGAAATGATTGTTGAAGGGATTAAGACCAATATCCCGCTTCAGCAGGAAATCATGAATGATGAAAACTTCCAGCATGGTGGTGCCAACATCCACTATCTGGAGAAGAAGCTGGGGCTACAGTAA
- the accB gene encoding acetyl-CoA carboxylase biotin carboxyl carrier protein, whose amino-acid sequence MDIRKIKKLIELVEESGIAELEISEGEESVRISRNSAPAQPIPVQYAAAPAPMAAPAAAPVASAQEAPAAEAKPAVSGHQVLSPMVGTFYRSPSPDASPFIEIGQSVSVGDTLCIVEAMKMMNQIESDKSGTVTAILIEDGQPVEFDQPLVIIE is encoded by the coding sequence ATGGATATTCGTAAAATTAAAAAGCTTATCGAGTTAGTAGAAGAGTCAGGTATCGCTGAGCTGGAAATTTCTGAAGGTGAAGAATCCGTGCGCATCAGCCGCAATTCAGCACCGGCACAACCGATCCCTGTTCAATATGCTGCTGCGCCTGCACCAATGGCAGCGCCTGCTGCTGCCCCTGTTGCATCAGCACAGGAAGCACCAGCAGCTGAAGCGAAACCAGCCGTGAGCGGCCATCAGGTTCTTTCTCCAATGGTTGGAACTTTCTATCGTTCTCCAAGCCCGGACGCTTCACCGTTTATCGAAATCGGACAGAGCGTTTCTGTCGGCGACACATTGTGTATCGTTGAAGCGATGAAAATGATGAACCAGATCGAATCTGACAAGTCCGGTACGGTGACAGCCATTCTTATTGAAGATGGTCAGCCAGTCGAGTTTGATCAACCACTCGTCATCATCGAATAA
- the aroQ gene encoding type II 3-dehydroquinate dehydratase, producing the protein MAATFKILVLNGPNLNLLGQREPAHYGAQTLAQIVETLHQQADQANIKLEHLQSNREYELIDKIHQAMGNTDFIIINPAAFTHTSVALRDALLGVEIPFIEVHLSNIHAREPFRHHSYLSDKAQGVICGLGAQGYEFALSAAIQKLQSN; encoded by the coding sequence ATGGCAGCAACATTTAAAATTCTTGTTCTGAATGGCCCGAATCTGAATCTGTTGGGTCAACGGGAGCCAGCGCATTACGGTGCTCAGACACTGGCACAAATCGTTGAAACGCTTCATCAGCAGGCTGATCAGGCGAACATCAAGCTCGAACACCTGCAATCCAACCGGGAATACGAGCTGATTGACAAAATACACCAGGCGATGGGAAACACTGATTTCATTATCATTAACCCGGCAGCCTTCACTCACACAAGCGTCGCTTTACGTGATGCCCTGCTTGGTGTTGAGATCCCGTTTATCGAAGTACATCTTTCTAATATTCATGCACGCGAACCTTTCCGTCATCACTCCTACCTGTCTGATAAAGCACAGGGAGTGATCTGTGGTTTGGGTGCGCAGGGCTACGAGTTCGCCCTTTCTGCAGCCATACAAAAGCTGCAATCAAACTAA